One Methylocapsa sp. D3K7 DNA window includes the following coding sequences:
- a CDS encoding DUF1269 domain-containing protein, which translates to MSDLVVIAFPTEAKAEEVRQKVLELQKEYLIELGDAAIAVKQPDGSVKLNQLVNTTAMGAVSGTFWGTLIGLIFLMPLAGAAIGAASGALGGALTDVGVNDAFMKEVGETLQSGNAALFLLIRKLTTDKVLEDLKGVGGTVLRTSFDHTKEDALRAALAGISPPPAV; encoded by the coding sequence ATGAGCGATCTCGTCGTTATCGCGTTTCCCACCGAAGCCAAGGCAGAGGAAGTCCGCCAAAAGGTTTTGGAATTGCAGAAGGAATATTTGATCGAACTTGGCGACGCGGCGATCGCCGTCAAACAGCCGGATGGGTCCGTCAAGCTCAATCAACTCGTCAACACAACCGCGATGGGGGCTGTCTCGGGCACTTTTTGGGGCACGCTTATCGGCTTGATCTTCTTGATGCCGCTCGCTGGCGCGGCGATCGGCGCGGCCTCCGGCGCGTTGGGAGGCGCGCTCACCGACGTTGGCGTCAATGACGCCTTCATGAAGGAAGTGGGAGAGACCCTGCAGTCGGGCAATGCGGCGCTCTTTCTGCTGATCCGAAAGCTGACGACCGACAAGGTGCTGGAGGATCTGAAAGGCGTCGGCGGCACCGTTTTGCGGACATCGTTCGACCATACGAAGGAGGACGCGCTGCGCGCTGCGCTGGCCGGGATAAGCCCGCCACCGGCTGTCTGA
- a CDS encoding secondary thiamine-phosphate synthase enzyme YjbQ, with protein MRQAVHSLSVPTHGKGLAEITAQVSSWVTGQNIATGLLTIFCRHTSASLLIQENADPDVRTDLETFFEEIAPEDGTRYIHRSEGPDDMPAHIRAALSQTQLAIPIVAGRLVLGTWQGIYLFEHRSAAHRREVVLHLLGE; from the coding sequence ATGCGTCAAGCGGTCCATAGCCTCTCCGTTCCGACCCATGGCAAAGGTCTCGCCGAAATCACGGCGCAAGTCTCGTCCTGGGTCACCGGGCAAAACATCGCCACCGGGCTTTTGACGATTTTCTGCCGCCACACCTCCGCGTCGCTGCTCATTCAAGAAAACGCCGACCCCGACGTCCGGACCGATCTTGAAACTTTTTTCGAGGAGATCGCGCCCGAAGATGGCACGCGTTACATCCATCGCAGCGAAGGCCCCGACGACATGCCGGCGCATATCAGAGCCGCGCTCTCGCAAACTCAGCTCGCCATTCCCATTGTCGCTGGACGGCTGGTGCTCGGGACCTGGCAGGGAATCTATCTCTTCGAGCATCGCAGCGCGGCGCACAGGCGCGAGGTCGTGCTGCATCTTTTGGGCGAATAG